From the Paludisphaera rhizosphaerae genome, the window CCCCGGCCGGCGACCGAAGTTCCAGCCTCAACGACCAAGAGCGACCTGGCCTTCGCCGGGCGTCGCCGGGATCCCGAGGAGGAGGAGGACGAGGCCCTGTTCGGGGCCATGGAGCGGCTGGAGCGCCGAATGGCCGCCGGCATGGCCCGCGCCCGCGAGTCGGTCGTGGCCATCGAGTACACGGCCTCCGGCGGCGCCGCCGACGCCCGAGGCGCAGCGGTCGGCGTGGTCGTCGACGGCCGTCGGGGCGAGGTTCTCTCGGTCGGCATCGAACGCCCCCCCAGCGAGCCCGGCGCAGCCTCCACGATCATCGCCCGCGACGTCTTCGGCCGGCGCCACGCCGCGCACTGGATCGCCGCCGACCCTGAGACCGGCCTGACCCTCTTGCAGATCCCCGGCAACGTCCTGCGGTCGATCCGCCCGGCTTCCGACGCTCCCCCCCTGGGAGGGCAGGTCTTCGTCGTCGGCAACCCTTTCGGCCTGGGCCATTCCGTCAGCCGAGGCCAGGTCTCCGGGCTCGATCGCTCGGTGAAGATCCGGGGCCTTCAGCTCAACGGCACGATCCAGATCCAGACCCCGCTGTTCGCCGGCGACAACGGGGCGGCTGTGGTCAACTACCGGGGCCAGTGGCTGGGCCTGATCCGAGGCGGCCTGGCCCCCGCCGCTCAGCCCGAGGCCGGCTCCGGCGCTGGCTCCGGAGCCGTCGCCGTTGGCTCCGCAGGCTCCGAACTGGGCTTCGCCATCCCGGCCGACACGGCCCTCTGGATCGCCTCACAGCTCCACGAACGGGGACGGGTCGACCGCGCGTTTCTGGGCGTCCGGTTCGAGCCCGATTCGACGGCCGCGGAGGGTCCTGAAGGCGCCGGCCTCCGTGAAGTCCTCCCCGACACCCCGGCGGCTCGCGGCAGCCTCCAGGCGGGCGAGCGCATCGTCTCGTTCGACGGCCGGCCGATCCACACCGCCCACGAACTGACCGAGCGGCTCGACCTGACTCCGGCCGAGAAATTCGTCCGAC encodes:
- a CDS encoding S1C family serine protease, which gives rise to MDSRDASVQNRLTLWLASGLFFAALVLAITARRVPEPPKPAAKPLDRLLKPSATAKPTPVEAPQAKAAVETPPTIGAAKPASPPSPRPATEVPASTTKSDLAFAGRRRDPEEEEDEALFGAMERLERRMAAGMARARESVVAIEYTASGGAADARGAAVGVVVDGRRGEVLSVGIERPPSEPGAASTIIARDVFGRRHAAHWIAADPETGLTLLQIPGNVLRSIRPASDAPPLGGQVFVVGNPFGLGHSVSRGQVSGLDRSVKIRGLQLNGTIQIQTPLFAGDNGAAVVNYRGQWLGLIRGGLAPAAQPEAGSGAGSGAVAVGSAGSELGFAIPADTALWIASQLHERGRVDRAFLGVRFEPDSTAAEGPEGAGLREVLPDTPAARGSLQAGERIVSFDGRPIHTAHELTERLDLTPAEKFVRLEVIHGDGPRRQQRSVWIQTTRRPEAPRPAAAPPVTAEAEKPKDAAAASPDVVPTSAVVAAPPGPQAVPSPTPDQPQPKHQDGPIPPPRGDELQPPLPRAVAERIEQLERRIEQLEQQRSTTVAAPQPDAP